Part of the Planctomicrobium piriforme genome, GATGAGAGTTAGGCTGTCGTTCATAGCATGCGAAACATGACCAGAGCATCGACGTAGCCCTTTTCCGAATGGGCGAAGGCCCCGGGCAGCGTTGCGAGGACTTCAAATCCGAGGCTTTTCCAGAGCCGCACCGCGCTCTCGTTTGTGCTCACGACGAAGTTGAACTGCATCGCCTGGAACCCTTTTGATCGGGCAAGGTCGAGGGAGTGCAGGCACATCGCTCAGGCGATGCCGCGGCCGCGTGCTTCGATGGAAGTCATGTATCAGCAGTTTGCGACATGAGACCCGCCGCCGAGCTGGTTTGGTCGCAGGTAAAACGTGCCCACGATTCGGCCGTCGTCTTCGAAGACGTAAGTCTCCCGGTCGGCTCCGGTCCAATAGGCGAGGGCTTGCTCTCGAGTCATGTCGCGGGGAAGAGCGTAGGTCTCGCCGGCTCGAATGACGGGTTCAAGGATTGTCCAAATCGCTGCTGCGTCGTTGTCACTCGCGAGTCTGATCATGCTTCGATGGCCTTTGTTGACAGCGAGAGTGCACTCGCTCACGCTTCGTGTTCTGATTTGCAGACCGCACATGGAACGTGCAAATGGTTGGTGGCGTGACGAATGGCTACAGTGAATCCACTATGGTCAAGATATTCCGCGTCATTCTGCCTGTCTCTGATATTGAACAGGCCACAAACTTTTACTGCGAGTTCCTCGGACAATCTGGCCGACGTGTCAGCCCGGGGCGACATTACTTCGATTGTGGCAGCGTGATTCTGGCTTGCTTTGACCCGCGATCAGACGGCGACGGATTTGATGCCAAACCGAACCCTGATCATCTCTATTTCGCAGTATCGGATCTTGATGCCGTCTTCGAACGCGCGAGACGGTTGAATTGCCAGGAAATCGAACCGCACATTGCTGTCCGGCCATGGGGTGAGCGAAGTTTCTACTGTAAAGATCCATTCGGAAACCCGATCTGCATCGTCGATGATCAAACACTTTTCACCGGCCGGCAGATGCCGTGATCCGATCATTTTGGGCTCATGGGGCAGTGAGGATGCACTCGCTCACGCTTCGTGCTCTGATTTACGGCCCGCACTCAAAACGGGTTCCGCGAATTCCGGGGTTGAAACAGGTCGCGGGGACTTGCGTTTTTGGCACTCCTTCCCAGACAATCCGCGCGGGGTTCGCTGGCGCGCCGCAATGGCGTGGGCGGACCGCATGGTTTCTGTTCCGCAAGCGCCGGTCGCAGTTCAGGGCAACCCCCTGCTGAGGAACGCCGCTTGCAGCGCCCCTGCGACATGGCCGGTCATGGCTACGCTCGCAGTCGGTGAAACGAATTAGGTCGATGTGGCATGAGTACAGAGCACAACAACACCCAGGATGAACTCCCAGCAGGCGTGACCGGTTCTGAAGTACCGCCGTCCCCCGCTGTTCCGGAAACGCCGAGCCCCACGGCCGAAGCCAGCCCTGCTGAGCCCGCCCCTGTGGAGAACGAAGCCGAAGGCGAAGCGGCTCCGAAACGCAAGCTGCAGTTGCGGCCCACCGTCGGTCCCGACGAAGCCCGTGCCGTTCCCTCTCTGGGAGAAGCCACCGGCGGTCCGGTGGTGAGCAGCGGCCCGGTTGCTGTTCCCTCTGCGAACGACGCCGATGTCGAAGCGGAAATTGCCCGCGCCGTCACCGCGGTGAAAACCGCAACAGTTGACCCCACGCCGCCGCCTCCACCGTCCGAACCGGTCGCCCTGCCTGGTCAGGAACCGATTGAGGCCGACATCGCAGCGGCGATCGAAGCCGCCATGGCAGGCGGTGCCGCTGCACCTGCCCCCGTCGATGCCGCCGCTGCGGCTCCGATTACGGATATCGAACAACTGCAGCCGGGTCACAAGCTCCGCGGCGTGGTCCAAGGGGTGCATGGCGACAGCGTGTTCCTCGACTTCGGTCTGCGACTGAGCGGTGCCGTTCCGTTCCGCCAGTTCGACGCCAAGGCTCCGCCGGCCATCGGTGACGCCATCGACGTGGTGTTCGACCGTATCGACGAAGCAGAAGGTCTCATTCTTGCCAATCGTCCCCGCGGCACCTCGCAGGTGAAGGGAGACTGGGATTCCATCGCTCCCGACCAGGTGGTCGAGTGCATGGTCAACAAGACCAACAAGGGGGGACTCGAAGTCTCCGTCAGTCGGCTGCGGGGCTTTATCCCCGCCAGTCAGGTGGAACTGGGCTACGTCGCCGACCTGAATCCGTATGTCGGCCAGAAGCTGCGGGTGAAGGTCACCGAAGTCAATCCGGCCAAACGCAAGCTGGTCCTCAGCCGCCGGGCACTGCTCGCGGAAGAGCGGGAAGCCCAGAAGGTCGACCTGCTCAACGAGATCAAGCCGGACCAGACCCGAACTGGCCGCGTTAAAACGATCAAAGACTACGGCGCGTTCATCGATCTCGGCGGGATGGACGGCTTTTTGCCCGTCGCCCAGATGAGCTGGGTGCGGATCGAGCATCCGAACGAAGTTCTGCAGGAAGGGCAGCAGATCGAAGTCAAAGTACTCTCGATCGACCGCGAAAAGAACCGCATCAGTCTCGGCATGCGACAACTCGCCCCCAACCCCTGGCGGACCGCCGAACAGAAGTACGCCAAGGGAAGCAACGTCACCGGTCGCGTAACGCGGGTGGAAGCGTTCGGCGCGTTTGTGGAACTTGAGCCAGGCGTGGAAGGTCTCGTCCACATCAGCGAACTCGAACACCGCCGCGTGAAACGGGTCACCGAGATTCTCAACGTCGGCGACATGGCCGAAGTGCAGGTGATCGAAGTCGATCCCAAGAAGAAGCGGATCAGTCTTTCTTCGAAGGCACTCAAGGCGAAACCGGAGCCGATCGAGAAGCCCAAAGACGAAGATCAGGCTCCCGGCAAAGGCCAGGCGTACGAGCGGAAGCGGAAAGAGGTTCTCAAGGGGGGAACCGGCGATCCGAAGAAGCGTGGCGGCCTGTTCGGCAACCCTCACGATTTCACCACGTGATCGAATCTCAGGCTGGGGTTGAATCGGAAGGAAACTGCAGGGGGGGCTGGCCTCCCTTGCGGCGAATCCAGTTGAGCGAGCGTTGCACTGACTTCAGCGCGAGCGCGCGGTGCAGGAGTTTTCGCTTGCCGGGGAAGTCCATTAGCGACAGGCCGAGCAGCATCGTCAGCAGCCCCTGGCCTGGCAGTACCAGCATGGCGATGCCTAACGCCAGCAGCGCGATGCCTAAGATGTTCCGAACCACAACCCAGAGCAGGTGCAGTGCCGGGTGACGGCTGTGCGGACGATCTGAGGACCGCAGAAAGTAATCCGCAGGCATGGCGACGATCATCCACGTCGCCCCGGCGATCCCCAGCAGGCTGACAGCCAACGCCACTCCCACCGCGAGCGCACTCCAGACTTCTAACAGTTGCAGCATACAGATTTGTCTTCAGCTCCAGGCGGCCGTCATCTCGGATCAGAAACCGGCGGTTGAAGTTCGGCCGCATCCTGCCCACCACGCGGCGGGATCGTTATTCTATGGGCTTCCCGGTTTTTCTGAATGGACCGGGCGACGAATGACGCGACGAGGGGAGTTTTTGCTGTGCCGATTATCAGTGTCGAAGGCGATTGGCTGAATCAGTTGCTCGGACGGAGTTATCCGGTCGAGGAGCTAGCAGATGCACTCGAACAGATCGGCTGCGACGTCGACGACGTTCTCGAAATTGACCGCTTTCGCTGTCCCAAATGCCAGCAGGTGGTTGAAGCCTCGCTCGGCGCGGAAGTCACCAATCATTGCAACTGGTGCGATTACGAACAGGAGCAATCCTTTCAACGGGTCGGTCGCAGCACGGTGATCCGGCTCGACCTGCTGGCCGCGCGGCCTGACCTGTTCGACGTCGGCGGAATCGCCCGGGCGCTGAAAGGGTATCTCGGTCAGGTCGAAGGGCTGCCGGAATACACCGTTACCGATTCCAAAGTTGTTCTACAGATCGACCCGGCGGTCGATAGTGCGGCGTGCCATCGCCCCTTCATCCGCTGCGCGGTGGTCGAGACGCCCCCCGTCAACGACGTGATGCTCGTCTCGCTGATGAAATTGCAGGAGGCGCTGCACTGGGGTGTCGGTCGCGACCGCAAGCTGGCCTCGATTGGGGTCTATGATCTCGACACCATTCAGTCCCCCTTTACTTACACGACGCTCGATCCCGATGCCGAACGGTTTGAACCACTGGGCCGCGGCGGCGAGCCGATGTCTGGGCGTGAGATTCTGGAGAAGCATCCCAAGGGGATCGGATATGCCCGACTGCTCGCCGATCATCAGCGTTACCCCGTTCTCAAAGACGCCCGGGGGACGTTGCTGTCGATGCCCCCGATCATCAACAGTGAAGCAACCAAGGTGAAGCTCGGCTCGCGGCGGCTGTTCATCGACGTGACCGGCATCAGTCTGTCAGCAGTCGTGAAATCGCTGGACACCTTCGTCTCCTCGCTCGTCGAAATGGGGGGACAGGCCCAGACCGTTGAAATTCGGGATTCCGGCGGCGCGACGATCATCTCTCCCGATCTCAAGCCGCGGCAGATGGAAATCGAACTCTCGGCGGCGAAGCGCTGGTTGGGACTGCCGCTGGATTCGGACAGTCTTGTGAAGTCGCTGCGACGGATGCGTCTCGATGCCGCCCCCGTGCCGGAGACGACCGACCTGTTCACCGTCCGCTTCCCGGCGCTCCGCACCGACTTCAAACACATGGTCGATGTATTCGAAGATCTCGCGATCGGCTTCGGCTACAAGAACATCGTGCCGCGGTATGCCAGTCAGGCGACGACCGGTCAAGCCCGGCCGGAAGATGACGTCAGCGATCTCGTTCGCAGCGTGCTGCTCGGTCTCGGCTATTCGGAGATCATGAGCCTGCCGATGACGACCGAGGAACTGCACTATGAGAAGTTCCGCCTGCCCGTCCCGGAGCATTACCCGCGCATCGCTAATCCCAAGCTGAAGGCGATGACCGTTGTGCGGTCGCACCTGATGACCGGTTTGATGGAACACCTGCGGGAGAATCGCCGCGCTCCGTTGCCGCTGCGATTCTTCGAACTCGATAACGTGACCGTCCTCGATCCTGCGGCGGAGACGGGAGCACGTGAGGAGCGACACTTGTCGATCG contains:
- a CDS encoding VOC family protein is translated as MVGGVTNGYSESTMVKIFRVILPVSDIEQATNFYCEFLGQSGRRVSPGRHYFDCGSVILACFDPRSDGDGFDAKPNPDHLYFAVSDLDAVFERARRLNCQEIEPHIAVRPWGERSFYCKDPFGNPICIVDDQTLFTGRQMP
- a CDS encoding PGPGW domain-containing protein, giving the protein MLQLLEVWSALAVGVALAVSLLGIAGATWMIVAMPADYFLRSSDRPHSRHPALHLLWVVVRNILGIALLALGIAMLVLPGQGLLTMLLGLSLMDFPGKRKLLHRALALKSVQRSLNWIRRKGGQPPLQFPSDSTPA
- a CDS encoding 30S ribosomal protein S1, whose product is MSTEHNNTQDELPAGVTGSEVPPSPAVPETPSPTAEASPAEPAPVENEAEGEAAPKRKLQLRPTVGPDEARAVPSLGEATGGPVVSSGPVAVPSANDADVEAEIARAVTAVKTATVDPTPPPPPSEPVALPGQEPIEADIAAAIEAAMAGGAAAPAPVDAAAAAPITDIEQLQPGHKLRGVVQGVHGDSVFLDFGLRLSGAVPFRQFDAKAPPAIGDAIDVVFDRIDEAEGLILANRPRGTSQVKGDWDSIAPDQVVECMVNKTNKGGLEVSVSRLRGFIPASQVELGYVADLNPYVGQKLRVKVTEVNPAKRKLVLSRRALLAEEREAQKVDLLNEIKPDQTRTGRVKTIKDYGAFIDLGGMDGFLPVAQMSWVRIEHPNEVLQEGQQIEVKVLSIDREKNRISLGMRQLAPNPWRTAEQKYAKGSNVTGRVTRVEAFGAFVELEPGVEGLVHISELEHRRVKRVTEILNVGDMAEVQVIEVDPKKKRISLSSKALKAKPEPIEKPKDEDQAPGKGQAYERKRKEVLKGGTGDPKKRGGLFGNPHDFTT
- the pheT gene encoding phenylalanine--tRNA ligase subunit beta, with translation MPIISVEGDWLNQLLGRSYPVEELADALEQIGCDVDDVLEIDRFRCPKCQQVVEASLGAEVTNHCNWCDYEQEQSFQRVGRSTVIRLDLLAARPDLFDVGGIARALKGYLGQVEGLPEYTVTDSKVVLQIDPAVDSAACHRPFIRCAVVETPPVNDVMLVSLMKLQEALHWGVGRDRKLASIGVYDLDTIQSPFTYTTLDPDAERFEPLGRGGEPMSGREILEKHPKGIGYARLLADHQRYPVLKDARGTLLSMPPIINSEATKVKLGSRRLFIDVTGISLSAVVKSLDTFVSSLVEMGGQAQTVEIRDSGGATIISPDLKPRQMEIELSAAKRWLGLPLDSDSLVKSLRRMRLDAAPVPETTDLFTVRFPALRTDFKHMVDVFEDLAIGFGYKNIVPRYASQATTGQARPEDDVSDLVRSVLLGLGYSEIMSLPMTTEELHYEKFRLPVPEHYPRIANPKLKAMTVVRSHLMTGLMEHLRENRRAPLPLRFFELDNVTVLDPAAETGAREERHLSIVEMGKEASYASLRSIVDALLFELQRTGIYAAVAHESFIPGRVAQLSSDGEVSGVLGELHPEVIVEFGLDHPVAIADLKIMNIK